The nucleotide window GCCCTCTCACTCAAGGATCGGTTGGCTGTGGAGTTCAAATGTCGCTGCTACCATGGGTGGACGGGAACATGGTGTGAGCAGTGAGGCATGTGGTGATTGGCACATGCACACATTGAGTACCTAATGCAATCTGGACCTGGCTACAGCTTTCTCAAGTACAGGCACAGTCACATGAGTCATGGTCACAGTCAGAAGTACACTCAGGCACTGTCATGAGCATATGCTAGCCCATTCACACCTGCTTACAGACCAAGATAGTTGCATAAGGAGTTAGAGCCTTGGGCACCCACCCAGCAgagttaaaaatatttcttccagaGACATTGAGCCAGTCTTTAAACTGCAGCAATCACAAGAACTGAcgctctggacttccctggcggtccagtggttaagactccgtgcttctacCGCAGGGGGCGgcggttcgatccctgctcagggaactaagatcccgcatgctgaaagaaagaaagggagggagggagggagggagggagggaggaagaaagagctgACATTCACTGGGTGCCTACTTTTTCCGAGTCCTGTGCTAGGCATTTTAAGTAGTCTAACTTAATTGTGCAATCCTAACATGACgctatgaggaaactgaggcacacacagGGAGGGTAAGCACTTTACCCAAGGTTGCAGACAGAAAATAGAgcagctgagattcaaacccaggtgaatctgggtttgaatctctaCCCTCTACCTCTACCTCTATAGCGATGGAGCCCTTTGGCTCCTACTATATGTCGACGGTAATCAGCCCTGTACTGCAGCCTGAATCCGTTCAGAGGTAACAGCCTCACAAATAAAGCAGACATGATTCTAACTTCAAgagctgtttattgagcacctaaaaCGTGCAGGCGCTGGGATCCAGAGGGCACAGGaaaattcttttctcttgctcAGATTTGATGTCTGTCCGAGGGCGGCTGCTTCTCAGGGTTGGGCCCAAATTTCGGGAGGAAGCTCCACCTGACCGTTTCCACGCTGGGCAGGAGGCTGACGTGAGCCGAAACAAAGCTGAACTGGGGGGAGACCTATCTGAGTCTGGGGCGGGGCGAGGCGGGGCGAGATGGAAGCCCAGCCCACCCGTAATGGAGCTGGCGCTCGGTTCGCGCTCACTGGGAGCTGGGCCTGGATAAGCAAGGGCGGGAGGGGCAGAGGTAGAACCAGGGCAGAGATCCAGTCTGCGTCGGGTCTGTGTTATGACGCgaggggccggggccgggggctGGCCGCCCCGAAGACCCGGGACCTGGTGGTGTGCCGCGGGCCGTGACGGCTGCAGTGCGTCCGCCTCACCGCTAGGGTGCGAGCGCCGCGTGCCGGAGGAGTCCGAGCCAGAGACAGCGAGATACAGATCCGTGTGGAGCGAGGACACGGAGCGTCCCGGAGCCAGGCGTCAGCATGTCAGtactgccccctccccatgcGCGGCGTATTCGTCCTCATTGTCCCCCGCTCTCCCCGTCCGCTCCGCGCGTACAGTTCTCAAGTGACTAAGCCGCCCCGCACGCCCTCTTTGCGTCTGTCGTTCCCTCCCAGAGCATGCCGAGCCACAGCCGCCCGGAGTCAAGCTCCCGaagcccccacccccaaactccaCGGTTTGTCACCcagtgggaggaagggggaaacCGAGGCAGGAGAGACTGTCGCCTCTCTCTGTGGACCCGGGAGCCCCACCCACAGTGGGTGGGGTCGGCACAGAAAGGGTTAAGCTTGAGGGGGAAGTCTGGGGCTCCAGGCTCAGGGGCGGATCCTGGGGTTTCCTCTCTCCTGGTCCAGGGGTGCAGCTGCTGCGGAGGTGGCTGATGCAGGTGAGGGGCTTATAGCCCTCTGAGTGGGATGTGGTATGAGGGGAGGGGGCTACCTGTTACTGATCAGTGTGGAATTGGCCTCAAGCTCACGGGGCCTTCCTgcggaggtggggaaggggagccaGGGCATCCTCTCTGGAACAGGTGGGTAGAAGGGTGGGGCCCAGCGGCCACCTATCGCTAGAAATCCCCGAGCATTGACTCTTCTGCCAGCAGAGCCTGTGGTAGGATGGGCACACAATGGAGTTCGGGGTCAGGAGGTCTGAGCCCCCAACCTGGTAGCCGTTGGACACCCCTGTGGATGTAGGAAGGAAGCTGTGGTTCTTATCTAGCTAGGGTGTCTACGAAACAGGCCAGTGGGGAACCAGGCCTGCAGGAGCCACGTTGCTGTGTGAGCCGGGCCCTTTTTGAGGGGCAGTTGGGTCCATGCCCAGTCAACGTGTCCTGAGCTGGGCAGTGTTGGGGAGGGAGCCAGGGACTCTGTGCCCCTGGTAGGGAAGGCAGTCCAGGGAGGGGAAATTTGAGCCTGATGGGTGGGTTAATGGCACCCCAATATCGGTTAGGTGGCAGGCATGGCCCAGGTGGTCAAAAAGGCTGGGACCTGGAGTAGGGAGAAGGGTGGGACAGGGAACTTCCCTAGGGGAGTTCCTAGGGAAGCTGTGTTCCCTCCGAAGGGAATACAGCGTTTAAGCAGGGGGTCGTGGTGTCTAGTTTGTATGCTCTGTCTGATGGTCAGCCAGCTGCAATGGTGTAGGGCTGGATCTACTCTCCTGGGGAGGACAAAGCGGTAGTCAGAGAAGGCTGGGGCCTGGAGTCTTGATTTCTGCCCTAGCCTTTAGCCCTCAGCCTCCATCCAGTGTAAGGCAGAGCACCCAGGATCCATCCCCTCTGCTCTCCACCTGAGTCAGGTCCCCCAGGTATAGGGGATGGGATCCTCCAGGTCACCTGTGCCATCAGGTGAGTATGGGGACAAGGTGCAGCCCACCAGTTCCAGGATGTGTGGCCCTCCTTAGCACTCTGTCAGccactccctgccccagccccatccTCCCTTCTGGCACAGCCCAGCATGGCTGTTGTCCACAGGAGGAGCACCCTTCTGGTCTCAGGAGATACCACTGCCTGGAGACTGTGGCCTTAACCCCCAGCCTGGCACTGAGCCACCTGGAACCCAGCAGGAGATGACCTTGGCTCCCAGCCTGGCATCTGAGCCTGGATCCCACATGTAGGCAAGAGCTGACTCTGAGCCCTGGCCCAGCCAAGCTGACTCCTACCCTAGACCCTATACAACAGGTGGTGCTGATCCTGAGTACCACTCCAGCCTAACTGACTCTGGATCCTGCATGCCAGCCAGAGGTGACCCTGAGATCCAACCTGGCCAAGCTGATCCTGGATCCTACACACCAGCCAGATCtgaccctgagccccaggctAGCTGAGTTGACCCTGGGTTCTGCATGCCATCCAGAGATGACCCTCAGTCCTGGCTCAACTGAGCTGACCCTGGATCCCGCACGCCAGCCAGAGGAGACCCCAGCCCCCAACCTGGCTGAGCtgaccctggagcctgtgcactgccGACCTGAGCTCCTCGATGCCTGTGCCGACCTCATCAATGAGCAGTGGCCCCGCAGCCGCGCCTCCCGCCTGCACTCCTTGGGCCAGTCCTCAGATGCCTTCCCCCTCTGCTTGATGCTGCTGAGCCCCCGTCCCACGCCAGAGGCAGACCCCATTGTGGTGGGCCATGCCCGCCTGTCACGGGTGCTGGACCGGCCCCAGAGCCTCCTAGTGGAGACGGTGGTGGTGGCCCGAGCCTTGAGGGGCCGTGGCTTTGGCCGCTGCCTCATGGAGGGCCTTGAAGCCTTTGCTCAGGCCCGGGGCTTCCGCCGGCTACACCTCACCACCCATGACCAGCTGCACTTTTACGCCCACCTGGGATACCAGCTGGGTGAGCCTGTGCAGGGCCTGGTCTTCACCAGTCGGTGGCTGCCTGCCACCCTGCTCAGTGCCTTCCCCAGGGCCTCCTTTCCCCGGCCACCCTGCAGGGCCCCTAGCCTGACTGCCCAAGCTGCCCCAAGAGCCCCCAAGGGGTCATCATTgccgccacccccacccctgcctgagCCCTTGACCACCCTACCCCCACCTCCAGGAGGGCCCCCTCCACAAAGCCTGCTGGAGACTCAATACCAAGACCTGAGAAGACGCCCCATATTCTGGATGGAGAAAGACATCTGAGGGCTTACCCAGGGCAAGATGCTGTCTTTCTGGGTCAGTTGACTGCCCAGGACAGTACCAGCCTCAGCCCACTGGCCATCCTTCAGCTTCTATCCCCCGAGGGCAGCTTCAGCCTAGGCATGTTTCCTGAGTGCCAGTGGAGATGGCGCCATGGCTGTGGCTCAGAGCTCTCAGTGTGGCTGAATAAAGGCTTCTGTTGGGTGTGGTTGTGACAGTGTATTTGTTGACCCCCACCCTCATCTCCCAGCCTTGTCTTAGGTCCTCTGTCCCTGCAGGGGCCCTCAGATCCACCTCGGCCTTAGGGCCATGGGTGGAGGGACACCTGCCTTTTACCTCTCTTACTCTGCCAGGCCCAGGGGACAAGGAGACATTCACTCATCACCATTCACTGGGCACCTGCTGTGTTACAGGCCCTGGATTGGGCACGGGCAGTGGGGAACTAGACAGATAGGGTCTCAGCCCAAGGGACAGGGCAGGCATACTGTGGCAGGATCCATGCTGGGACAGTGGGAGCTCAAGTTTCCTCACTCCACTTGGAGATCTGGTAGACCTCCCAGGGCAGGTGATGCCATAGCAGAGACCTGAGTGCTGAGTAGAAATTAAGCCAGGCAAGGTGGGGGCTGAGTGTTCTTGGGGCAGGAaacaaaatgggcagaggaaagaaggggaCTTGTGAAAGCTGTAGGTGGGGGAGGTGTCAGAGGGCACGGTGGTGCCATGGCAGAGATGGACAATACAGAAGGGGAGCTGCCCAAGCCAGCTTGGGTTGTGGCTGCTCTGAGAGGCCTATGAGACCCCTTGGGAACCAGGCTTTACGCACCTCCCTTTCTTGTGAGGAGGAGCTGGAGGAGTTTTCCCAGCTTTCTCTGCTGTGTGGAAGGTGTGGCCATGGCCATGGAGTCTAAGCTCACACCCCCTCTCTCCTGCAGGTTTCCATCCCTGGGGCATGACCATGCAGCTAGGCCTGGCCCTGGTGCTAGGGGTGGCCCTGTGCTTGGGATGTGGCCAGCCCCTGCTGCAAGCCCCTGAACGCCCCTTCTTGGTGCTGTGGAATGTGCCCTCAGCACACTGTAAGGCCCGCTTTGGCGTGCACCTGCCACTAGAGGCCCTGGGCATTGCAGCCAACCGTGGCCAGCGTTTCCACGGCCAGAATGTCACCATCTTCTACAAGAACCAGCTCGGCTTCTATCCCTACCTTGGGCCGAGGGGCACAGCTCACAACGGGGGCATCCCCCAGGCTGTGCCCCTTGACCGCCACCTGGCACGGGCTGCCTATCAGATCCGCCACAGCCTGCAACCTGGCTTCGCTGGCCTGGCAGTACTGGACTGGGAGGAATGGTGTCCACTCTGGTCTGGGAACTGGGGCCGCCGCCAGGTCTACCAGACAGCCTCCTGGGCTTGGGCACGGCGGGTATTCCCCAACCTGGACCCCCAGGAGCAGCTCTACAAGGCCCGTATCGGCTTTGAACAGGCAGCCCGTGCACTGATGGAGGATACACTGCGGCTAGGCCGGGCACTGCAGCCCCATGGGCTCTGGGGCTTCTATCGCTTCCCGGCCTGTGGCAATGGCTGGCATGGTACAGCTTCCAATTACACGGGCCACTGCCATGCAGCCACCCTTGCCCGCAACACCCAACTGCATTGGCTCTGGGCCGCCTCCAGCGCCCTCTTCCCTAGCATATACCTCCCACCCAGGTTACCACCTGCTCACCACCACGCATTTGTCCGATACCGCCTGGAGGAGGCCTTCCGTGTGGCCCTCGCTGGGCACCCACATCCCCTGCCTGTCCTGGCCTATGCCCGCCTCACACACCGGAGCTCTGGGAGGTTCCTGTCCCAGGTGAGTGAAAACTGAAGTCTAGGGGTCTGACTGGGGAGGCATGACATTCTCTGAGGGCCTGAGAAGCCACTCAGAGGCTCAGGGCCAAGGGGCCCTCCTCTAGGGGTGGAATCGGATCATGGCAGTGAGCCATGAAAGTTCTTGAAGGTGGAGGTTGGGCCAGATGGAGCTGGCCAGCCCAGCCCTGGCTTAGCAGCTCTCTGCCTCCAGGATGAACTTGTGCAGACCATTGGTGTGACCGCTGCACTGGGGGCAGCCGGCGTGGTGCTCTGGGGGGACCTGAGCTTCTCCAGTTCTGAGGTGATCATTGCCCCCTCCAGCCTGCCACACAGCCCATGCTGGGGTCCCAGAGATGGGGAAAGACCATGTCAGGGCCATGGAGCAGAAGCATTGATacatcccttccctctcctcaggaGGAGTGCTGGCATCTCCATGACTACCTAGTGAGCACCCTGGGCCCTTATGTGATCAACGTGACCAGGGCAGCCATGGCCTGCAGTCACCAGCGGTGCCATGGCCATGGCCGATGTGCTTGGCAAGACCCAGGACAACTGGAAGTCTTTCTGCACCTGGAGCCAGATGGCAGCCCTGGAGATTGGGAGTCCTTCAGCTGCCGTTGTTACTCGGGCTGGGCTGGCCCTACCTGCCAGGAGCCCAGGCCTGAAGAAGCAACATAAAGCCAGGAGTCACCTGCCTCTGACCTTCATGTTCCTGCTGCCATCTTTCCAGTCCTGGAGGGAAGACTTTGTCCCACTCTTGTTCTATTTAGCTTACAGTCACTTCTCCCATGCACACACCCCACTTCCCATGGGATCCCTGGGGAGTGGAAGAGGCCAGAAAAAAACATACTGTTTTAAAACTAGACGCCCTCTGAGATCACCTCATCCCTCCTGACAAGAAAGCAGCCCCAGGAAGAGTCGGTGTTCCAGAAGGTTAAGGTTGCCAGCCCAGGGCTCTGTTCTACACTTCACTGCGTCCATGGAATGGTCACAGGAGACCCGTCCAGGGGCAGGTGGGCCCCTGAGGAGATCTTGGCTAAGGTCTTTAAGTGCTAAGCTGTTGTCTGTAATCTGCTTTCATCATAAAGTTACTTTTTCTTTCACTGCCTGAGGTTTGGCTGTTCCCCAATTCTACGAAACCCACCCTCTTCCTGTCGCGAGCGTCCCGCTGCAAGTACCCAGAGATGCCGGTCCTGCGTCGTGGGCAGCTACAGAGTTAACGACTAAAGGTGTTGGGCGAGGGGGTGGGAACGCCGCAAGGCATTGTGGGTGCATAGTTCAGCTAGAGCGTCGTGGGCTTGTGGGTCCCGGGAGCTGACTACAATTCCCAAGGTGCTCTGCGCCCAGCGAGGGGGGCGGTAATCCGCGCGCAGCACCTTGGGAATAGTAGTTTCGGCCGCATGGAGAGGTTCCATGAACCGGGAGACCAGGAACTCGCCTTCCCGGCCACCCATTTAGCAGGGTGGGGCGCTTCGACACGTTCGGCAGGGCGGGGCGCCTCGCGAAGATGGTGGCGCGCGCGGCGTGTGGCTCCCGTCGTCTGCCCAAGTCTCAACTCAGCGCACTGGCCGGCGACTCGCTGGTCTGGAGCCCCTGCCCGCCGGGTCCCTGACCCCGCGCCCCGCCGCGCCCAATTCCCGGCATGCCCCGCGCCCGAAAAGGCAGCGCGCCCCGCAGAGGCGGCAAGCGCAGCGCAGGAGGTAAGTGGGGGGCTCTGGGCAACTGAGGAACGTTGAGCTGGAGCCCTGTGTGGGTTCCCGTCGGTGTCCTTAAGAGTCCTGGGGTAGAGACTCCAGCCTCGGCCGGTCTGGTGCCACCCGCAACTCTCCCCGTGACCTGCACATGCCCAAGGAGTCTGCGGCCACGTGTGCGCCTAACTTGAGTGCGCCGACCGCTTGCCCGGAGCCCTCGCTCCCCGCCCGCACCTGGTCCGCACATCCCGGCCTTGGTTGGTTTCCACATTGCCTCTCTACCCAAGTTGTCTGTTGTGATGGACAAACAGGCCAGACGGAGCAGGaagccagccccctccccaagccctgATCCTTGCCTGGACTGAACTAGGAAGTTGGCCGGAGGCCTGGGCTATCCCGGAGAAGTGAGAGAGGGGATGATTGGGAAGCTGCAAAATTTGGGCCTTGACTGCCTAGACCTAGAAGGTTGATGAGAGCCCTGGAGCCGGAGGCAGTCCACAGAGTCGCTTATCAGGTCTGCCAGAGGAGCATGTCCTGGTGCAGTAAACACATGTGTTTACTCTGTAGGGAAGGGGTGCCTCTTAGGCACAGCTCAGACCTGGCCGCCACTTCAGTGGGGCTTGGGTGAgggtgttactgaaccaaacgtGGGTCTGCTTGCCCCGgagcagtaaagccaatctactgatgAAACCGCAGAAATgcattgggggtggggtgtgcgTGGTCCGAGTAGCTCCCGTTCGTTAGAGCAGAAAGAATTCAgggagaggcaaagtgatagataagaagtgactTATTAGAGTAGGACACTTGAGAGGCTTACAAGGGGGTGGGTGAGAGGGTGCCATCTGGAGAACATGGTGAGCTATAGTTTTGTAATCAAAGGAAGTATGGGGAGGGtgagaagaccaccttcttcctcattattGAGGAGACATCAAGCTTCCATCATCAATTCCTTTTCCAAGTCGGGTGGGGAGTTTTCTTGTTCCTACATGGTCAAACCAGGACTGTCATGGCgcaatggaaatgagcaaaaaggc belongs to Orcinus orca chromosome 10, mOrcOrc1.1, whole genome shotgun sequence and includes:
- the HYAL3 gene encoding hyaluronidase-3 isoform X3, which codes for MLPPAHHHAFVRYRLEEAFRVALAGHPHPLPVLAYARLTHRSSGRFLSQDELVQTIGVTAALGAAGVVLWGDLSFSSSEEECWHLHDYLVSTLGPYVINVTRAAMACSHQRCHGHGRCAWQDPGQLEVFLHLEPDGSPGDWESFSCRCYSGWAGPTCQEPRPEEAT
- the NAA80 gene encoding LOW QUALITY PROTEIN: N-alpha-acetyltransferase 80 (The sequence of the model RefSeq protein was modified relative to this genomic sequence to represent the inferred CDS: deleted 1 base in 1 codon), with product MPARGDPEIQLAKLILDPTHQPDLTLSPRLAELTLGSACHPEMTLSPGSTELTLDPARQPEETPAPNLAELTLEPVHCRPELLDACADLINEQWPRSRASRLHSLGQSSDAFPLCLMLLSPRPTPEADPIVVGHARLSRVLDRPQSLLVETVVVARALRGRGFGRCLMEGLEAFAQARGFRRLHLTTHDQLHFYAHLGYQLGEPVQGLVFTSRWLPATLLSAFPRASFPRPPCRAPSLTAQAAPRAPKGSSLPPPPPLPEPLTTLPPPPGGPPPQSLLETQYQDLRRRPIFWMEKDI
- the HYAL3 gene encoding hyaluronidase-3 isoform X2 — encoded protein: MTMQLGLALVLGVALCLGCGQPLLQAPERPFLVLWNVPSAHCKARFGVHLPLEALGIAANRGQRFHGQNVTIFYKNQLGFYPYLGPRGTAHNGGIPQAVPLDRHLARAAYQIRHSLQPGFAGLAVLDWEEWCPLWSGNWGRRQVYQTASWAWARRVFPNLDPQEQLYKARIGFEQAARALMEDTLRLGRALQPHGLWGFYRFPACGNGWHGTASNYTGHCHAATLARNTQLHWLWAASSALFPSIYLPPRLPPAHHHAFVRYRLEEAFRVALAGHPHPLPVLAYARLTHRSSGRFLSQEECWHLHDYLVSTLGPYVINVTRAAMACSHQRCHGHGRCAWQDPGQLEVFLHLEPDGSPGDWESFSCRCYSGWAGPTCQEPRPEEAT
- the HYAL3 gene encoding hyaluronidase-3 isoform X1, translating into MTMQLGLALVLGVALCLGCGQPLLQAPERPFLVLWNVPSAHCKARFGVHLPLEALGIAANRGQRFHGQNVTIFYKNQLGFYPYLGPRGTAHNGGIPQAVPLDRHLARAAYQIRHSLQPGFAGLAVLDWEEWCPLWSGNWGRRQVYQTASWAWARRVFPNLDPQEQLYKARIGFEQAARALMEDTLRLGRALQPHGLWGFYRFPACGNGWHGTASNYTGHCHAATLARNTQLHWLWAASSALFPSIYLPPRLPPAHHHAFVRYRLEEAFRVALAGHPHPLPVLAYARLTHRSSGRFLSQDELVQTIGVTAALGAAGVVLWGDLSFSSSEEECWHLHDYLVSTLGPYVINVTRAAMACSHQRCHGHGRCAWQDPGQLEVFLHLEPDGSPGDWESFSCRCYSGWAGPTCQEPRPEEAT
- the HYAL3 gene encoding hyaluronidase-3 isoform X4; the encoded protein is MRGTPPAWLPPAHHHAFVRYRLEEAFRVALAGHPHPLPVLAYARLTHRSSGRFLSQDELVQTIGVTAALGAAGVVLWGDLSFSSSEEECWHLHDYLVSTLGPYVINVTRAAMACSHQRCHGHGRCAWQDPGQLEVFLHLEPDGSPGDWESFSCRCYSGWAGPTCQEPRPEEAT